The following are encoded together in the Lathyrus oleraceus cultivar Zhongwan6 chromosome 3, CAAS_Psat_ZW6_1.0, whole genome shotgun sequence genome:
- the LOC127128868 gene encoding uncharacterized protein LOC127128868, translating into MIEKHEGEEENIASCHSQIPDTSLVELNMLLVILSSANSSSNDNSHEENDHIIKDHVDVNKTYISKLEAKKKEKHEPKLIGKKAFSSRFQTTIKDSRHGRKM; encoded by the exons ATGATAGAAAAACATGAAGGGGAAGAAGAAAATATAGCATCGTGTCATTCACAAATTCCAGACACATCTCTTGTTGAACTAAACATGTTACTTGTAATTCTTTCTTCGGCTAACTCTTCATCTAATGATAATTCACATGAGGAGAATGATCATATCATAAAAGATCATGTTGATGTAAATAAAACATATATATCAAAATTAGAAGCCAAGAAAAAAGAGAAACATGAACCTAAGTTGATTGGAAAGAAAGCATTTTCATCAAGATTTCAAACCACCATAAAAGATTCTAG GCATGGAAGAAAAATGTAA